The Monodelphis domestica isolate mMonDom1 chromosome 7, mMonDom1.pri, whole genome shotgun sequence genome window below encodes:
- the GPR27 gene encoding probable G-protein coupled receptor 27: MANASDLTGASGPTAPSNGAGGGGSGGGGGGSGPVALGLKLASLSLILCISLAGNVLFVLLILRDRHLHRAPYYLLLDLCLADGLRSLACFPAVLLSVRRGAGAAGGAPPPGTLGCKLLAFLAVLFCFHAAFLLLGVGVTRYLAIAHHRFYAKRLTGWPCAAVVCVAWVLALAMAFPPVLDVGTYRFVREEAQCTFEHRHVGANDTLGFMLMLAAVVGATHLVYLRLLFFIHDRRKMKPAQLVPAVSQNWTFHGPGATGQAAANWTAGFGRGPTPPTLVGIRPAGPGPGGQARRLLVLEEFKTEKRLCKMFYMITLLFLLLWGPYIVACYLRVFIKAGAVPQGYLTTSVWLTFAQAGVNPILCFIFNKELRVCFRAHFPCGQSPQTTQGTLLCDLKSIGI; this comes from the coding sequence ATGGCGAACGCCAGCGACCTGACAGGAGCCAGCGGCCCGACAGCCCCAAGTAACGGCGCGGGCGGCGGGGGCAGTGGCGGGGGCGGGGGAGGCAGCGGCCCAGTTGCACTGGGCCTCAAGCTTGCCTCGCTCAGCCTCATCCTGTGCATCAGCCTGGCCGGCAACGTGCTATTCGTGCTGCTCATCCTCCGAGATCGCCACCTGCACCGGGCTCCCTACTACCTGCTGCTCGACCTGTGCCTGGCCGACGGACTGCGCTCGCTCGCCTGCTTCCCGGCAGTGCTGCTGTCCGTGCGCCGGGGCGCGGGCGCCGCCGGAGGGGCACCGCCGCCCGGCACTTTGGGCTGCAAGCTGCTCGCCTTCCTGGCGGTGCTCTTTTGCTTCCACGCCGCCTTCCTGCTGCTGGGCGTGGGCGTCACCCGCTACCTGGCCATCGCCCACCACCGCTTCTATGCCAAGCGCCTGACGGGCTGGCCGTGCGCTGCAGTGGTGTGCGTGGCGTGGGTGCTAGCCCTAGCCATGGCCTTCCCACCTGTCCTGGACGTGGGCACTTATCGCTTCGTCCGGGAGGAGGCGCAGTGCACCTTCGAGCATAGGCACGTCGGGGCCAACGACACGCTGGGCTTCATGCTCATGCTGGCCGCTGTGGTGGGCGCCACCCACCTAGTTTACCTCCGCCTGCTCTTCTTTATCCACGACCGCCGCAAGATGAAGCCAGCCCAGCTGGTGCCTGCTGTCAGCCAGAACTGGACCTTCCATGGGCCCGGCGCCACGGGGCAGGCGGCAGCCAACTGGACAGCGGGCTTCGGCAGGGGTCCCACGCCGCCCACGCTGGTGGGGATCCGCCCGGCAGGCCCTGGACCCGGGGGGCAGGCCCGGCGCCTCCTCGTGCTGGAGGAGTTTAAGACTGAGAAGAggctttgcaaaatgttttacatgatcacccttctcttcctcctcctctgggGTCCCTACATCGTGGCCTGCTACCTGAGGGTCTTCATCAAGGCTGGCGCCGTGCCTCAGGGCTACCTGACCACTTCGGTGTGGCTCACCTTTGCTCAAGCCGGCGTAAACCCCATCCTGTGCTTCATCTTTAACAAGGAGCTGCGCGTCTGCTTCCGAGCCCATTTCCCCTGCGGGCAAAGCCCCCAGACGACTCAGGGGACCCTACTCTGCGATTTGAAAAGCATTGGCATATAA